A region of the Vigna unguiculata cultivar IT97K-499-35 chromosome 9, ASM411807v1, whole genome shotgun sequence genome:
gCTTAAAATGAAACTGGTTTTCAAATGGTTCACAGCAGGTTTTGTTAAAAGCATTTTCCGACAACAACATGAATGAAGTATAAACAAAATATCAGATTCGAAGTTCACATGATGGGAACATTActgtatacaaatatttattattaatgcaagtaattttaattatttaattatataaaaaagtatttataaacaTGTATGTAATATAATACAATtgacatatataaaaatgaattaaaaatatattttcattaaatggACACGTATACTCTTTTGTCGGTCACTGATAGTATTGTCACAAAAATTTGACAACAAATTAATCAGCGTTAGTTGTAACGGTCcagttattatatttgtaataggGCAGATCTGTAATTTGGTGGATGATGGAGCACATTTGTCAATGGTGTGGCACCGACAGAGGGTGAAAGGAAAACCGGAAGCGACCGGTAATAGCTCGGACAGGCTGGTGCCACTTCAGGAAATATTCCAAATGAGAAACTCCGCATCGCTTGGTGTCTCTTTCGAGAGGTTAACACGTGTCTATACGTGATTGGGTCTTTGAGAAGAAGCCAATGTAGCGACTGAGCCGAGCCTCAAAAGCTGGAGCTTAAGCGGCTTGGGAAGGCACCGGGAAAGGGTTGATCCGGTAAAGTAATAACCATAAAACAGAGAGTGAGAGCGTGTTCTTAGCTTAGCTAGCTGTAGTATGCaagtgaagagagagagagagtgagagagatGGCGTATTGAATGGGCGAAGATTATCACGCTTTGCTTTTGCCTCCAAATTGATCTCTCTCTGCTCTGTCGCGATCTTCGATCTGAAGCACTTTTTCTGTGAAGATGGAAGCGAGTGCGGGAATGGTCGCAGGCTCGCACAAACGGAACGAGCTCGTCCGGATTCGCCACGATTCTTCTGACAGCGGGGTTAGTTAACTCTCACACTCTCCCTAACAATGTTGTTCTCGTTTTATGCTTCTGCTTCAGATCTGATTTTCATTTGGAGTTCTTTTTTCGTTACTTAGTTCGATCTTCGagttttattcaattaattaagaaattaagaaattgaGTAATTCCGACTCAGTGAAACTCTCTTAATCTGCAGTCTAAACCCTTGAAGAGCTTGAATGGGCAAATCTGTCAAATATGCGGTGATACTGTTGGATTGACTGCGACTGGTGATGTGTTTGTTGCTTGCAACGAGTGCGCCTTCCCTGTGTGTCGTCCTTGTTATGAATACGAGCGAAAGGATGGGAACCAGTCTTGTCCACAGTGCAAGACTAGATACAAGAGGCACCGAGGTTTGTGGGCTTTTCCTTTTTGGTGACAGTGTTGTTGTGATCGAGTTTTGATTTGAATGAGTGACTGTGAAAATATCAGGGAGTCCTCGAGTAGagggagatgaagatgaagtgGACTCTGATGACATAGAGAACGAGTTTAATTATGCCCAGGGAAAGGCCAAGGCCAGGCGGCAGTGGGAGGAAGATGCTGACCTTTCCTCGTCGTCTAGACGTGAATCTCAGCAGCCAATTCCCCTCCTTACCAATGGCCAAACGGTAATAATATAATCCATTGAATTGTGGTTTTTATTGGCCGATTGTACTTTAGATTTTCTCTGCATATTTATACTTTAGCTGGGTGCAAGGGTGTGAGAAGTGTGGAGATCAGAGATAGGATTTAGTGCTAcgtttttttaacattatagCCTAAACTTTTGATCTCTCTTTCACTATGTTCAATTGTCTGGatgatgcattttttttttctgttttattgaTGGTCGTCTGGAGAGTAATGTAATCTTCTGATcacatttttaaacttaatatgGTCAGATGTCTGGTGAGATTCCATGTGCCACACCTGATACTCAATCTGTGCGAACTACTTCAGGTCCTTTGGGCCCATCTGAAAAGGTTCACTCACTCCCCTATATTGATCCGAGGCAACCAGGTAGAGTTAAAGAACTGATGCTGCAATGTGAGATTTAATGGTTActatgaaatttatatttaccaAATCTTGTTATTAAAACAGTTCCTGTAAGAATTGTGGACCCATCAAAGGACTTAAATTCTTATGGTCTGGGAAATGTTGACTGGAAAGAAAGGGTTGAAGGTTGGAAGCTCAAGCAGGAGAAAAATATGGTACAAATGACCGGTAGATACGCTGAAGGGAAAGGAGGAGATGTTGAAGGGACTGGTTCTAATGGAGAAGAACTTCAAATGTAAAGGACTCAGACTATTTCATTGATTTTTAATGATTATAGATCATAATTTGGAAAGTATTGCAGAAGTCTTTACTAATGTAGGTTAGAcgcttctttttttctttttttctttgaatgacATTCAAGATCTTTAAAAGGTGATTCACATTCTCTTCCTTAGGAAGATTGTCTTTAGTCCCAGTcattatatgataaattaatagTTTACTTGTGCTTGTGTCATAGGTCTAGATATTTTTCAATCAAGTTCATAATTTGCAGGCAGAATGTACAAGCTTTCAATATTTAtgcattttgattttcatttcttctattataagttaaatttattttctcctGACAGGGTTGATGATGCTCGACAACCTATGAGTCGTGTAGTGCCAATTCCTTCATCTCAGCTCACACCTTATCGAGTTGTTATTGTACTCCGGTTGATTATTCTTGGCTTCTTCTTGCAATATCGTGTAACACACCCTGTGAAAGATGCATACCCACTGTGGTTGACATCAGTTATTTGTGAGATTTGGTTTGCCTTATCCTGGATACTGGATCAGTTTCCAAAATGGTCTCCAGTTAATCGTGAGACTTATCTTGAACGGCTTGCTTTAAGGTCAGAATGGCCATTTTATTCATCTTTTGTTGGGCTTTTGCATCTTGGTTTAACAATCATGTGGCTTTTTCTATCACTAATCTTAGCATGTATTCTTTTAGATATGATCGTGATGGAGAACCATCACAGCTAGATCCTGTTGATGTGTTTGTGAGTACAGTGGATCCCCTCAAAGAGCCACCTCTTGTAACTGCAAACACGGTGTTGTCTATACTTTCTGTTGATTACCCTGTGGACAAAGTTTCCTGCTACGTATCAGATGATGGTTCAGCTATGCTGACGTTTGAAGCACTATCAGAAACAGCTGAGTTTGCGAAGAAATGGGTGCCCTTCTGCAAAAAGCACAATATTGAACCAAGAGCCCCGGAGTTTTATTTTGCACAGAAGATTGACTACTTGAAGGACAAGATTCAACCCTCATTTGTAAAGGAGCGTAGAGCAATGAAGGTTGTTCTTTGAGGCAATTGTTTTTCTGCTTCCAGTTATATACTTATATCTATATATCTTTAATGCACCAAGTGAAAAGTTTGTTGACAGCAAGGCACGCAGTTCTATAACTTGAGCATATTACATCTTTACTCCCCTCCACCCGTGGCTTACCTTACGGTTCATGAGTtctagaaattaaaaataaatgttttttcttatcAGAGAGAATATGAAGAATTCAAAGTACGGATCAATGCCCTTGTAGCCAAAGCTCAGAAGATGCCAGAGGAAGGTTGGACAATGCAGGATGGAACTCCTTGGCCTGGAAATAATCCTAGGGATCATCCTGGAATGATTCAGGTATTATCATTTTCTCCAAAATACATGTATAATCTTTTTGCAGTTTTTGTATTTTCTAGctgtaatatttgttttctgcAGGTGTTTTTGGGTCATAGTGGAGGGCTGGATACCGATGGAAATGAGCTTCCTAGACTTGTTTATGTTTCTCGTGAGAAGCGACCAGGCTTCCAACATCACAAGAAGGCCGGAGCTATGAATGCATTGGTTTGTCATACTGAaacttattttgtattttatggaTTTGCTGGTTAATGCTTTTATTAATGGCTTTCATCCGCATCTTGCTTCACTCATTGAAGTTTATGGTTTTTACGTGTGGCAGTGGGTTTTACTCATTTGCTTTTGCTGGAACTAATACATGttgaaaataacataaaaactaaTGCTGTGATTCAACATGGCACAATGATACACCAACAGCTGAGTAACAAGTTTTCGAATTTAGGATGTGAACAATGTTGGTAGTTGATCATGTGGATTTTGTATGAGTTAATACaggaaattattattattatttcatctgCAAACAAGTTATACGTTTCCTTTAATGTGTAATGCTTGGGTATGATATGGATGCTATTTTTATTTACcggaaaaaatatgttttaaaagcATATCTAACTTTGGTTTACATTGTGTGATGTAGATTCGTGTGTCTGCTGTCTTGACCAATGGTGCATACCTTCTGAATGTGGATTGTGATCACTATTTTAATAATAGCAAAGCTCTGAAAGAAGCCATGTGTTTCATGATGGATCCTGTTCTCGGAAAGAAGACATGCTATGTGCAATTTCCTCAGAGGTTTGATGGCATTGACTTGCACGATAGATATGCCAATCGCAATATTGTGTTCTTTGATGTAAGTCTCACTTTAATTTGTGTCATTTATTAGGTTTCGACATAGAAAATCTTTTCTGTTTGCATTGTTGTCTAATGCCCGGGCTAAATTTCATCTCTTGTTTGTACCTTTCAGATCAACATGAAAGGTCAGGATGGTATTCAGGGTCCAGTCTATGTGGGAACTGGTTGTTGTTTCAACAGGCAGGCTTTGTATGGTTATGATCCTGTTCTGACTGAGGAAGATTTGGAACCTAACATTATTGTAAAGAGTTGTTGGGGTTCTAGAAAGAAGGGAAAGGGTGGGAATAAGAAGTACATTGACAAGAAGAGGGCGATGAACAGAACTGAATCTACTGTTCCCATATTTAATATGGAAGACATAGAGGAGGGTGTTGAAGGTATGCTACTATGGAATTCTTGTTATGCATGTGGACTGTTTATTTCATGTATTCTTATTGTCACATGTATGCTATTGACAAGGTTTACCGGTAATTTTCTCTAATTTGCTTTAGTTGCTGAATTATCTGAAAACAAGATAACAGATATCTTATCCCTGGTGATATGTAATCTGTCCTTTTTAAGGTTATGACGATGAAAGGTCACTGCTTATGTCTCAAAAGAGTTTGGAGAAGCGTTTCGGTCAGTCTCCAGTTTTCATTGCTGCCACTTTCATGGAGCAGGGTGGCATTCCACCTTCAACAAACCCTGCAACTCTTCTTAAGGAAGCAATTCACGTTATCAGCTGTGGTTATGAAGACAAGACTGAATGGGGAAAAGAGGTGAGCACGCCAATTTAGCATTGTGCTCTTAATTCCTGCTCTCTGGTACGAAGAAATGAGATGAAACATTGATGAGTAGCTTGTTTAGATATTAATAGAACATTTTCTGGCTTAATCAGATTGGATGGATCTATGGTTCGGTGACAGAAGATATCTTGACTGGGTTTAAGATGCATGCTCGTGGTTGGATTTCCATCTATTGCATGCCACCACGCCCAGCATTTAAGGGTTCTGCTCCTATCAATCTTTCAGATCGTCTCAATCAGGTGCTTCGGTGGGCTCTGGGTTCAATTGAGATTTTTCTTAGCAGGCATTGTCCCTTGTGGTATGGATACAATGGGAGGTTGAAGCCCCTTATGAGACTTGCTTATATTAACACCATTGTCTACCCCTTTACTTCAATCCCTTTGATTGCTTACTGTACGCTTCCTGCATTTTGTCTCctcacaaataaatttattattcccGAGGTAAGctatttctctcattttttgctgataaatttataattccTAATGTGATCTAATTGTCAATGTGAACTACATAAATTTTGGAAGTTCAATAACAATCGGTTAACCTCATGCAGATAAGCAACTTTGCCAGCATGTGGTTCATTCTCCTCTTCGTCTCCATTTTTACTACTTCAATTCTTGAGCTTAGGTGGAGTGGGGTCAGCATAGAAGACTGGTGGAGAAATGAACAATTCTGGGTTATCGGAGGAACATCTGCACATCTCTTTGCTGTG
Encoded here:
- the LOC114164006 gene encoding cellulose synthase A catalytic subunit 1 [UDP-forming], which codes for MEASAGMVAGSHKRNELVRIRHDSSDSGSKPLKSLNGQICQICGDTVGLTATGDVFVACNECAFPVCRPCYEYERKDGNQSCPQCKTRYKRHRGSPRVEGDEDEVDSDDIENEFNYAQGKAKARRQWEEDADLSSSSRRESQQPIPLLTNGQTMSGEIPCATPDTQSVRTTSGPLGPSEKVHSLPYIDPRQPVPVRIVDPSKDLNSYGLGNVDWKERVEGWKLKQEKNMVQMTGRYAEGKGGDVEGTGSNGEELQMVDDARQPMSRVVPIPSSQLTPYRVVIVLRLIILGFFLQYRVTHPVKDAYPLWLTSVICEIWFALSWILDQFPKWSPVNRETYLERLALRYDRDGEPSQLDPVDVFVSTVDPLKEPPLVTANTVLSILSVDYPVDKVSCYVSDDGSAMLTFEALSETAEFAKKWVPFCKKHNIEPRAPEFYFAQKIDYLKDKIQPSFVKERRAMKREYEEFKVRINALVAKAQKMPEEGWTMQDGTPWPGNNPRDHPGMIQVFLGHSGGLDTDGNELPRLVYVSREKRPGFQHHKKAGAMNALIRVSAVLTNGAYLLNVDCDHYFNNSKALKEAMCFMMDPVLGKKTCYVQFPQRFDGIDLHDRYANRNIVFFDINMKGQDGIQGPVYVGTGCCFNRQALYGYDPVLTEEDLEPNIIVKSCWGSRKKGKGGNKKYIDKKRAMNRTESTVPIFNMEDIEEGVEGYDDERSLLMSQKSLEKRFGQSPVFIAATFMEQGGIPPSTNPATLLKEAIHVISCGYEDKTEWGKEIGWIYGSVTEDILTGFKMHARGWISIYCMPPRPAFKGSAPINLSDRLNQVLRWALGSIEIFLSRHCPLWYGYNGRLKPLMRLAYINTIVYPFTSIPLIAYCTLPAFCLLTNKFIIPEISNFASMWFILLFVSIFTTSILELRWSGVSIEDWWRNEQFWVIGGTSAHLFAVFQGLLKVLAGIDTNFTVTSKASDEDGDFAELYVFKWTSLLIPPTTVLIVNLVGIVAGVSYAINSGYQSWGPLFGKLFFAIWVIAHLYPFLKGLLGRQNRTPTIVIVWSVLLASIFSLLWVRIDPFTSDSNRLTNGQCGINC